From Topomyia yanbarensis strain Yona2022 chromosome 1, ASM3024719v1, whole genome shotgun sequence, one genomic window encodes:
- the LOC131684947 gene encoding DNA primase large subunit-like: MEFSRRSRLRPETQFNLDSVLEWLIPHNVALYVIPPMVDLTISEFESLALERLKVLRVLEQTAAKNLKPMSDEWREAIFNELNNDGLKHYVRLCQGNHSKEQDIAARRKDYLSHFILRFVYCRSEELRRWFISREMELFRLKFGGLSAQDVKDFIQKYEMSYTPLTPEQKNEIKDGLYESTVYQSIVQIEAMDFYQVRFTDVLDLVRGRKCYLKGGFAYVCANDFISIIANKHLQLLEDGLQAHLRLLPELENDERFSVMLKGLHTSYTGKDYTISKAGAVPIESLDQLSKKSYPLCMRYCHDTLRAKHHLKYGGRLQYGLFLKGIGVTMEDSLRFWREELTRGTIPIEKFEKEYAYGIRFNYGKEGSRINYSPYSCMKIITASVGPQETHGCPFKIWDSSTVKTKLTSYGLSVAHAEEIVSYVSKGHYQIACGKYHEAVHQNKLDEGILHPNQYFELSQITMGARAPKAKPSAGSNRRTFNSQDSSQIGRSQDTTTLNADDDGELWQLMESKEKDSNESEKPGSLLLIKESKTQTKSQRPAEAANEWGDDDDFDVSLVDME, encoded by the exons ATGGAGTTCTCCCGCCGAAGCCGGCTGCGACCGGAAACGCAGTTCAACCTAGATTCCGTACTCGAGTGGCTAATCCCGCACAATGTAGCCCTGTACGTAATACCACCGATGGTCGATCTGACCATTTCCGAGTTCGAGTCGCTGGCGTTGGAGCGTCTGAAGGTTTTGCGTGTGCTGGAACAGACGGCTGCCAAAAATCTAAAACCGATGTCGGACGAATGGCGGGAAGCTATTTTCAACGAGCTGAACAACGATGGGCTGAAGCACTACGTGAGGCTATGCCAGGGGAACCATTCGAAGGAGCAGGACATCGCCGCCCGAAGGAAGGATTATTTGTCGCATTTTATTCTGCGATTTGTGTATTGTCGCTCGGAAGAGTTGAGAAG ATGGTTTATTTCGCGAGAAATGGAATTGTTTCGCTTGAAGTTCGGTGGTCTTTCTGCGCAGGACGTGAAAGATTTCATTCAAAAGTATGAAATGAGTTATACGCCACTCACACCGGAGCAGAAGAACGAAATTAAGGATGGACTTTACGAAAGTACCGTTTATCAGAGTATCGTTCAGATTGAGGCGATGGATTTCTACCAAGTACGTTTCACTGACGTGCTAGATTTGGTTCGTGGTCGGAAGTGCTACCTGAAGGGCGGATTTGCGTATGTTTGTGCAAatgattttatttcgattatcgCAAACAAACACCTACAACTGCTGGAAGATGGTTTGCAAGCTCATCTCCGATTGCTACCTGAGCTGGAGAACGACGAAAGATTTTCTGTTATGCTTAAAGGTCTTCATACTTCGTATACCGGGAAAGACTACACTATTTCGAAAGCTGGAGCCGTTCCGATCGAAAGTTTAGATCAACTTTCGAAAAAATCCTACCCGCTTTGTATGCGTTACTGTCACGACACTTTACGAGCTAAACATCATTTGAAGTACGGAGGTCGACTCCAGTATGGATTGTTTTTGAAAGGTATTGGAGTAACTATGGAAGATTCGCTACGTTTCTGGCGAGAAGAGCTCACGCGTGGGACCATTCCTATAGAGAAGTTCGAGAAAGAGTACGCTTACGGTATTCGGTTCAATTACGGCAAGGAAGGTTCTCGAATCAACTATTCTCCGTATTCTTGCATGAAAATCATCACGGCAAGCGTTGGACCACAGGAAACCCATGGTTGTCCGTTCAAAATCTGGGACTCGAGTACGGTGAAAACAAAATTAACTTCCTACGGTTTGAGTGTAGCCCATGCGGAAGAAATCGTTAGTTACGTGAGCAAGGGCCACTACCAGATAGCTTGCGGAAAGTATCACGAAGCAGTTCATCAGAATAAACTAGATGAAGGAATCCTCCATCCAAACCAGTACTTCGAACTCAGTCAGATCACGATGGGAGCGCGGGCTCCAAAGGCAAAACCATCGGCGGGAAGCAACCGTAGGACGTTCAACAGTCAAGATTCTTCGCAGATCGGTCGCAGTCAAGATACGACCACACTGAACGCTGACGACGACGGGGAGCTGTGGCAGCTGATGGAGAGTAAGGAGAAGGATTCGAACGAAAGCGAGAAACCAGGAAGTTTGTTGCTGATCAAAGAGTCTAAAACGCAAACCAAGAGTCAGCGTCCAGCTGAGGCCGCTAACGAGTGGGGCGACGATGATGATTTTGATGTCAGCCTTGTAGATatggaataa